The DNA sequence GATCCCTTCTCTCCCCGCACCCTCAAAGTGAGTACCATCAATGGAGAAAATGGTGTCTTTCGTCTGATGTCTGATTTATCTTTAGGAAAAACAGATACCATTACAGCAGGCAATGTCAATGGCTTAGAATTCATTCAAATCTATCAAAATCCCTCCAATATTCTTTTAACTCCTTCTTCAGATATGGTTGTTGCTTCAGCAACTTCTTTAGGTAATGGGGCTGATTTTAAAGGAATTGCTACAATCATTGGTTTATATGATTATCTCCCAATCTTACAAAAAAGAGATGCAGGTGGAGGATTGAATCAATGGGTTTTAAGTGCCATTACAAGAAATCCTAATCAAACTGCTAAAAGTCTATTGAATATCTTTTCTTTGCCTTATCAAATCTTTCGTTTAGAATCAGATAACTTATATACAAGAACAGATGATTTGATTTATCCTCCCACTCTATATGGATTATGGGCAAAAGTATCAGGTGGAGGCATTTATCAAAAGCAACCCTATGGAGGAAAAACCACTCAAAATCTTTTTTATCATTTTTCAGGGGGTTATGATTATGGAGAAAGCTTTGAAACACAGAGGTATTTTTATGGAGGGAGTTTGGATTATACACATTTAAATGCAGCTGATTCAGGGTATAAAGGCAATGTTAAAGCAATTGGATTAGGAGCTTATGGAGGTTATATCCAGCAAGAAGGTTGGGTATTAGATGGGAGTTTGCGTTATGTTTATGCCCCAATGCATACCAATCTCTACCAATCTGATGTCCCCATCAATTTTAATGCCCATCTTCTAATACTTGGAGCAAGAGCAGGGTATCGTTTTTATCCCTTCTTTACCTATAGAACCAAAGTAGTGGAGAAATGTGTCCAAAAAGTCTTTTGTAGAAATGCAAGGGTTCAAGCCAAGATCAAAGATATCCATACTTATTTAGAACCTTATGTTTCTCTCAATCCTGGATTCATCTCAGGAGGAAAGGTTTCTTTTACTGATAAGCAATCCCAAAGTCTAATCACAGCAAAGTTAAACCCTGTCCCAACTTTCATTTCTAAAATAGGATTAATGGGAGTGAGGCGTTATGATTACCATCAAGGATCTTTAAACCTAAAAGCTTTGATGGAATACAGTATGGATCTGAATTTAGGAGGCAAGATCACTTTAAATGATTTATCAAATGCTCCTTTATATAATGATGCAAATCATTTAGATCATCGATTAGGAATGGGACTAGGAGCACAATGGTCAAGCTTGAATGAAAGCTTGAATTTATTTGCTGATTTTAAAACTGAATTCTTTGGAAGGCTCAATACCTATTGGCTTTTATCAGCAGGATTGCGTTATAAATT is a window from the Helicobacter sp. 12S02232-10 genome containing:
- a CDS encoding autotransporter outer membrane beta-barrel domain-containing protein, whose product is DPFSPRTLKVSTINGENGVFRLMSDLSLGKTDTITAGNVNGLEFIQIYQNPSNILLTPSSDMVVASATSLGNGADFKGIATIIGLYDYLPILQKRDAGGGLNQWVLSAITRNPNQTAKSLLNIFSLPYQIFRLESDNLYTRTDDLIYPPTLYGLWAKVSGGGIYQKQPYGGKTTQNLFYHFSGGYDYGESFETQRYFYGGSLDYTHLNAADSGYKGNVKAIGLGAYGGYIQQEGWVLDGSLRYVYAPMHTNLYQSDVPINFNAHLLILGARAGYRFYPFFTYRTKVVEKCVQKVFCRNARVQAKIKDIHTYLEPYVSLNPGFISGGKVSFTDKQSQSLITAKLNPVPTFISKIGLMGVRRYDYHQGSLNLKALMEYSMDLNLGGKITLNDLSNAPLYNDANHLDHRLGMGLGAQWSSLNESLNLFADFKTEFFGRLNTYWLLSAGLRYKFGQTPQKTSWGKNYRPAPIRKKSSKPKNFLKPYQPPVKNGSDSFYEKNHFKTFPS